A stretch of the Cellulomonas sp. WB94 genome encodes the following:
- the dusB gene encoding tRNA dihydrouridine synthase DusB: MPVADTATRVLPPLRIGPLTIDTPVVLAPMAGVTNAAFRRLCRESGAGLYVAEMVTSRALVERGEESMRIIAHEPDEKPRSVQVYGVDPVTVAAAVRLIASEDRADHIDLNFGCPVPKVTRRGGGAALPWKRDLFRSIVSAAVDAASPHGVPVTVKMRKGIDDDHLTYLEAGLVAQEVGVAAVALHARTAADYYSGTADWEAIALLKKTVTDIPVLGNGDIWSAEDALAMVAQTGCDGVVVGRGCQGRPWLFADLAAAFAGSDERRRPGLGEVAAVVRRHAVLMVETFGEESKALREMRKHMAWYFKGYVVGGEVRAQLGLVSTLAELDDRLAGLDLDQPYPGAGAEGQRGRAGSPKRPSLPEGWLDSRDLSEGFRRALHEAELSVSGG, encoded by the coding sequence GTGCCCGTCGCCGACACTGCGACGCGCGTTCTTCCACCGCTGCGCATCGGCCCGCTGACGATCGACACGCCCGTGGTGCTCGCGCCGATGGCCGGCGTGACCAACGCGGCGTTCCGACGGCTGTGCCGCGAGTCGGGTGCGGGCCTGTACGTCGCCGAGATGGTGACGTCGCGTGCGCTGGTCGAGCGCGGCGAGGAGTCCATGCGGATCATCGCGCACGAGCCGGACGAGAAGCCGCGGTCCGTGCAGGTGTACGGCGTCGACCCGGTGACGGTGGCCGCGGCCGTGCGGCTCATCGCGTCGGAGGACCGCGCGGACCACATCGACCTCAACTTCGGCTGCCCGGTCCCCAAGGTGACCCGCCGCGGCGGCGGTGCGGCGCTCCCCTGGAAGCGGGACCTGTTCCGCTCGATCGTCAGCGCGGCCGTCGACGCCGCGAGCCCGCACGGGGTCCCGGTCACCGTCAAGATGCGCAAGGGCATCGACGACGACCACCTGACGTACCTGGAGGCCGGGCTCGTCGCGCAGGAGGTCGGGGTCGCGGCGGTCGCCCTGCACGCGCGCACCGCGGCGGACTACTACTCGGGCACGGCCGACTGGGAGGCCATCGCGCTGCTCAAGAAGACCGTGACCGACATCCCGGTGCTCGGCAACGGGGACATCTGGTCGGCCGAGGACGCGCTCGCGATGGTGGCGCAGACCGGGTGCGACGGGGTCGTCGTCGGGCGCGGGTGCCAGGGGCGTCCGTGGCTGTTCGCGGACCTCGCTGCTGCGTTCGCTGGTTCGGACGAGCGCCGGCGGCCCGGTCTCGGTGAGGTCGCGGCGGTCGTCCGGCGGCACGCGGTCCTCATGGTCGAGACCTTCGGCGAGGAGTCGAAGGCCCTGCGGGAGATGCGCAAGCACATGGCCTGGTACTTCAAGGGGTACGTCGTAGGCGGCGAGGTCCGGGCTCAGCTCGGCCTGGTCTCGACGCTCGCCGAGCTCGACGACCGTCTTGCCGGCCTCGACCTCGACCAGCCTTACCCGGGTGCCGGCGCGGAGGGCCAGCGCGGGCGCGCGGGTTCGCCCAAGCGACCGTCGCTCCCGGAGGGCTGGCTCGACTCACGCGACCTGTCGGAGGGCTTCCGCCGCGCGCTTCACGAGGCTGAGCTGAGCGTCTCGGGGGGCTGA
- a CDS encoding alpha-amylase family protein, which translates to MSAACTTGVPAPAATSAPTGPAAVAAPAGARDVGVQLFQWTWDAIAAECTDHLGPAGYGWVLTSPPQEHVLGSQWWTAYQPVSYRLESRLGTRAQLSAMVAACHAAGVEVLADAVVNHMTGKDARGTGWAGSPYSHYDYPGIWSDAAGDFHHCGVGPADDISSYKDAFQVQSCELVNLADLATGTGRVQDGIAAYLTDLLSLGVDGFRIDAAKHLPAEDLAAIVARLPAGTRIVSEVIRGTGEPVTPEQYTAIGDVLEFGWGKDVTGMVRGGSLRLAAGLGTGSTYLPSDKAWIFVENHDTERSRSTLGYRDGADYVLANVLMLATDYGRPIVYSGYAFTDRDAGPVQDAAGKVLDAQCAAPVGPDVTYTDGEWVCQHRWTAIEGMVGWRDAVGDDPVGDRWEDGDAFALSRGTRGLVVLNGGDVEVAAQVPTTLSDGSYCDVVAGPAVDGRCAGDPVAVRDGVADVRVAPHTAVALHVGAPAGA; encoded by the coding sequence GTGAGCGCCGCCTGCACGACGGGCGTCCCGGCCCCGGCGGCGACCTCGGCGCCGACCGGTCCGGCGGCGGTCGCCGCGCCTGCTGGTGCGCGCGACGTCGGCGTGCAGCTCTTCCAGTGGACGTGGGACGCGATCGCGGCCGAGTGCACCGACCACCTCGGACCCGCCGGCTACGGCTGGGTCCTCACCTCGCCGCCGCAGGAGCACGTCCTCGGGAGCCAGTGGTGGACGGCCTACCAGCCCGTCAGCTACCGCCTCGAGTCCCGGCTCGGCACGCGTGCGCAGCTCAGCGCGATGGTCGCTGCCTGCCACGCCGCGGGCGTCGAGGTCCTGGCCGACGCGGTGGTCAACCACATGACCGGCAAGGACGCGCGCGGGACGGGCTGGGCCGGTTCCCCCTACTCCCACTACGACTACCCGGGCATCTGGTCGGACGCCGCCGGTGACTTCCACCACTGCGGGGTCGGCCCGGCCGACGACATCAGCAGCTACAAGGACGCCTTCCAGGTGCAGAGCTGCGAGCTCGTCAACCTCGCCGACCTCGCGACCGGTACGGGGCGCGTCCAGGACGGGATCGCCGCCTACCTGACGGACCTGCTCTCGCTCGGGGTCGACGGGTTCCGCATCGACGCCGCCAAGCACCTGCCCGCCGAGGACCTCGCCGCCATCGTGGCTCGGCTGCCCGCGGGCACCCGGATCGTCTCGGAGGTGATCCGCGGCACCGGCGAGCCCGTCACGCCCGAGCAGTACACGGCGATCGGCGACGTGCTCGAGTTCGGCTGGGGCAAGGACGTGACCGGGATGGTGCGTGGCGGGTCGCTGCGGCTCGCTGCCGGGCTGGGGACCGGCTCCACGTACCTGCCGTCCGACAAGGCCTGGATCTTCGTCGAGAACCACGACACCGAGCGCAGTCGCTCGACGCTCGGGTACCGCGACGGCGCCGACTACGTGCTGGCCAACGTGCTGATGCTGGCGACCGACTACGGCCGGCCGATCGTCTACTCGGGGTACGCGTTCACCGATCGCGATGCCGGACCCGTGCAGGACGCGGCCGGCAAGGTCCTGGACGCGCAGTGCGCGGCGCCGGTCGGCCCGGACGTGACCTACACCGACGGCGAGTGGGTGTGCCAGCACCGCTGGACCGCGATTGAGGGCATGGTCGGCTGGCGCGACGCGGTGGGCGACGACCCGGTGGGTGACCGATGGGAGGACGGCGACGCGTTCGCGCTCAGCCGGGGCACGCGCGGGCTCGTCGTGCTCAACGGCGGCGACGTCGAGGTGGCGGCGCAGGTCCCCACGACGCTGTCGGACGGTTCGTACTGCGACGTCGTGGCGGGACCGGCAGTCGACGGCAGGTGCGCGGGTGACCCGGTCGCGGTGCGCGACGGCGTCGCGGACGTGCGCGTCGCACCGCACACCGCGGTGGCGCTCCACGTGGGAGCCCCGGCCGGCGCCTGA
- a CDS encoding maltose ABC transporter substrate-binding protein, with protein sequence MALTLAACSGSSNTPTTAETTPAETATTAALSGTLTMWVDDTRIKEMQPVVDAFTEKTGVKVSLVQKASGDIGKDFVAQVPTGEGPDVIVSAHDGLGEWVNNGVVAPVELGDKAKDFSASAIAGVTYDGKTYGTPISIENIALVRNNALLKETTATTFDDLVTQAKTAGTPFSVLIQQGDASDPYHLYPLQTSFGAPVFKQNADGSYTKTLALGGDAGTAYAAYLAKLGTEKVLDLAIDGDKAKQAFLDGQAPYMITGPWNTSAFVAAGMDISVLPVPSAGGQPAQPFVGVQGVFISAKSKNPVLANELVVNYLSTEAAQDLLFEQGGRMPANAASAAKVTDPILKGFNDAGATGAPMPAIPAMSTVWAFWGAAEAQIIGGQADPASTWATMVTNIQDAVDKV encoded by the coding sequence GTGGCGCTCACGCTGGCGGCGTGCAGCGGGTCGTCGAACACCCCGACGACGGCCGAGACCACCCCCGCCGAGACTGCGACCACCGCAGCCCTCTCCGGTACCCTGACGATGTGGGTGGACGACACCCGCATCAAGGAGATGCAGCCGGTCGTCGACGCGTTCACCGAGAAGACCGGCGTCAAGGTCTCCCTCGTGCAGAAGGCGTCGGGCGACATCGGCAAGGACTTCGTCGCGCAGGTCCCGACCGGCGAGGGCCCGGACGTCATCGTCTCGGCCCACGACGGACTGGGCGAGTGGGTCAACAACGGCGTCGTGGCGCCCGTCGAGCTCGGCGACAAGGCGAAGGACTTCTCGGCCTCGGCCATCGCCGGCGTGACCTACGACGGCAAGACCTACGGCACGCCGATCTCGATCGAGAACATCGCCCTGGTCCGCAACAACGCGCTCCTCAAGGAGACCACCGCGACGACGTTCGACGACCTGGTGACCCAGGCCAAGACGGCCGGGACCCCGTTCTCGGTGCTCATCCAGCAGGGTGACGCGTCCGACCCGTACCACCTGTACCCGCTGCAGACCTCGTTCGGCGCCCCGGTGTTCAAGCAGAACGCGGACGGCTCCTACACCAAGACGCTCGCGCTCGGTGGCGACGCCGGTACCGCGTACGCCGCGTACCTGGCCAAGCTCGGCACGGAGAAGGTCCTCGACCTCGCGATCGACGGCGACAAGGCCAAGCAGGCGTTCCTCGACGGCCAGGCGCCGTACATGATCACCGGCCCGTGGAACACCTCGGCCTTCGTGGCGGCTGGCATGGACATCTCCGTGCTCCCCGTCCCGAGCGCCGGCGGTCAGCCGGCCCAGCCGTTCGTCGGCGTCCAGGGCGTCTTCATCTCGGCCAAGTCGAAGAACCCGGTCCTCGCCAACGAGCTCGTGGTCAACTACCTGTCGACCGAGGCCGCTCAGGACCTCCTGTTCGAGCAGGGTGGCCGCATGCCGGCGAACGCCGCGTCCGCCGCGAAGGTCACTGACCCGATCCTCAAGGGCTTCAACGACGCCGGCGCGACCGGTGCCCCGATGCCGGCCATCCCGGCGATGAGCACGGTGTGGGCCTTCTGGGGCGCAGCCGAGGCCCAGATCATCGGTGGCCAGGCCGACCCGGCCAGCACGTGGGCCACGATGGTGACCAACATCCAGGACGCCGTCGACAAGGTCTGA
- a CDS encoding histidine kinase, protein MTTRAQPRPRELEAAGAPAAPLPVRRSMRRLGPVFGAVWLVYLVYPWSSAWSAPRGVARIVSLVSVVAFATVFVVGLSRTIRSRGPGRTSHRAGEAWPVLVGEAVLVGGMALAGGETSLAGLVFMAVSAVFMLAPRVALGVVVLLAVAGEGLPHVVDGWETDAGIGVQILLAAFAIFGVTQVMARNAELAAARTELADLAVARERERMARDVHDLLGHSLTVITVKSELAGRLLERDPAGAAREIADIESLARAALADVRSTVQGFRVVSLAGELASARVALTAMGVDAQLSTELDDVPDDLRDVFAWTVREGVTNVIRHSGARRCMITVRGSSAVVSDDGRGPGGGTELSGGTERGGGTEPGGGTEPGVTPATPRARGDGTGLVGLRERAEAVGAVVSAGRSAQGGFELRVARQR, encoded by the coding sequence GTGACCACCCGCGCGCAGCCTCGTCCTCGCGAGCTCGAGGCGGCGGGAGCGCCCGCGGCGCCGCTGCCGGTGCGCCGGTCGATGCGCAGGCTGGGCCCGGTGTTCGGCGCTGTCTGGCTCGTGTACCTCGTCTACCCGTGGTCGAGCGCATGGTCGGCGCCTCGCGGGGTCGCCCGGATCGTGTCGCTCGTCAGCGTCGTGGCGTTCGCGACCGTCTTCGTCGTCGGCCTGTCCCGCACGATCCGCAGCCGCGGGCCGGGTCGGACGAGCCACCGCGCCGGCGAGGCGTGGCCTGTGCTCGTCGGCGAGGCCGTCCTCGTCGGGGGCATGGCGCTCGCGGGCGGCGAGACGTCGCTCGCCGGGCTGGTCTTCATGGCGGTGTCCGCGGTGTTCATGCTGGCTCCCCGCGTGGCGCTCGGGGTGGTCGTGCTGCTCGCCGTCGCCGGCGAGGGCCTCCCGCACGTGGTGGACGGCTGGGAGACGGATGCGGGCATCGGCGTGCAGATCCTGCTCGCGGCGTTCGCGATCTTCGGGGTGACGCAGGTCATGGCCCGCAACGCCGAGCTCGCCGCGGCCCGGACCGAGCTCGCGGACCTTGCGGTCGCGCGTGAGCGCGAGCGCATGGCGCGCGACGTGCACGACCTGCTCGGGCACTCCCTGACAGTGATCACCGTGAAGTCGGAGCTCGCGGGACGTCTGCTCGAGCGCGACCCGGCGGGCGCGGCGCGCGAGATCGCCGACATCGAGTCGCTGGCGCGCGCGGCGCTCGCCGACGTGCGGTCGACCGTCCAGGGCTTCCGCGTCGTCAGCCTGGCGGGGGAGCTCGCGTCGGCGCGCGTCGCGCTGACGGCGATGGGCGTCGACGCCCAGCTGTCGACCGAGCTCGACGACGTCCCGGACGACCTTCGCGACGTGTTCGCGTGGACGGTGCGCGAGGGCGTGACGAACGTGATCCGGCACTCGGGCGCGCGGCGCTGCATGATCACGGTGCGGGGGAGCTCGGCCGTCGTGAGCGACGACGGCCGCGGCCCGGGCGGGGGCACCGAGCTGAGCGGTGGAACCGAACGAGGCGGTGGCACCGAACCGGGCGGCGGCACCGAACCGGGTGTGACGCCCGCGACGCCACGCGCGCGCGGCGACGGGACCGGCCTCGTCGGGCTGCGCGAGCGTGCTGAGGCAGTCGGCGCCGTGGTGAGCGCCGGCCGCTCGGCCCAGGGCGGCTTCGAGCTGCGCGTCGCGCGTCAGCGATGA
- a CDS encoding LacI family DNA-binding transcriptional regulator — protein MSPTLPHVRTRLTDLAEQAGVSTATVSRVLNGKNGVSTQTRQAVLAALDLLGYERPEKLHTRSRGLVGLVVPELTNPVFPAFAQVVESMLSEAGYTPLLCTQSPGGTTEDQYVEMLLEHSVAGIVFISGLHADTTAGRDRYQRLRSRGMPIVLVNGFAEGVDAPAVSSDDAAAMDLAFRHLISLGHRRIGLAIGPERFVPAQRKVAAFTDNLARHLDDTDPASHIVTTLFTVEGGQAAAGELIATGHTAIICGSDLMALGAIRAARARGLDVPADISVVGYDDSPLIAFTDPPLTTVRQPVQAMGHAAVSALVAEINGVRGTRTELLFHPELIVRGSTGVAPAVR, from the coding sequence GTGTCCCCTACGCTGCCGCACGTGCGTACTCGATTGACTGACCTGGCCGAACAGGCGGGCGTCAGCACGGCGACCGTCTCGCGCGTGCTGAACGGCAAGAACGGCGTCTCCACCCAGACCCGCCAGGCGGTCCTGGCAGCTCTCGACCTGCTCGGCTACGAGCGACCCGAGAAGCTGCACACCCGGTCACGGGGCCTCGTCGGGCTCGTCGTGCCCGAGCTCACGAACCCGGTGTTCCCGGCGTTCGCCCAGGTGGTCGAGTCGATGCTCTCCGAAGCCGGCTACACGCCCCTGCTGTGCACGCAGTCACCCGGTGGCACGACCGAGGACCAGTACGTCGAGATGCTCCTCGAGCACTCGGTCGCCGGGATCGTCTTCATCTCCGGGCTGCACGCGGACACGACAGCCGGCCGCGACCGCTACCAGCGCCTGCGCAGCCGCGGGATGCCGATCGTCCTGGTCAACGGCTTCGCCGAGGGCGTCGACGCGCCTGCGGTCTCGAGCGACGACGCAGCCGCGATGGACCTCGCGTTCCGGCACCTCATCTCGCTCGGCCACCGGCGGATCGGCCTCGCCATCGGCCCTGAGCGCTTCGTCCCGGCCCAGCGCAAGGTGGCGGCCTTCACCGACAACCTCGCGCGGCACCTCGACGACACCGACCCGGCGAGCCACATCGTGACGACGCTGTTCACCGTCGAGGGCGGGCAGGCAGCGGCCGGGGAGCTCATCGCGACCGGCCACACCGCGATCATCTGCGGCTCGGACCTCATGGCGCTCGGCGCCATCCGGGCGGCCCGGGCGCGCGGGCTCGACGTGCCGGCGGACATCTCTGTCGTGGGCTACGACGACTCGCCTCTCATCGCCTTCACCGACCCGCCGCTCACCACCGTCCGCCAGCCCGTCCAGGCGATGGGCCACGCCGCGGTCAGCGCGCTCGTCGCCGAGATCAACGGCGTCCGGGGCACGCGGACCGAGCTGCTCTTCCACCCCGAGCTGATCGTGCGCGGATCGACGGGCGTGGCTCCCGCCGTACGCTGA
- a CDS encoding response regulator transcription factor — protein MSAPIRLLLADDQALVRGALAALLDLEPDLKVVVEVARGDEVVAAALQHRPDVALLDVEMPGIDGIAAAELLVAALPSCRVLVVTTFGRPGYLRRALVAGASGFVVKDTPAAQLADAVRRVAAGLRVVDPALAVESLMTGETPLTAREHEVLRAARSGGTVADIARGLFLSEGTVRNYLSSAIGKTGARTRAEAVRIAEESGWLLG, from the coding sequence ATGAGCGCGCCGATCCGGCTGCTCCTCGCCGACGACCAGGCGCTCGTGCGCGGCGCGCTCGCGGCGCTGCTCGACCTCGAGCCGGACCTGAAGGTCGTCGTCGAGGTCGCGCGGGGCGACGAGGTCGTGGCTGCGGCGCTCCAGCACCGTCCGGACGTCGCGCTGCTCGACGTCGAGATGCCCGGGATCGACGGCATCGCGGCGGCTGAGCTCCTCGTCGCCGCGCTCCCGTCGTGCCGCGTCCTCGTGGTCACGACCTTCGGTCGCCCCGGGTACCTGCGGCGCGCGCTCGTGGCTGGGGCATCCGGCTTCGTCGTCAAGGACACCCCCGCGGCCCAGCTCGCCGACGCCGTCCGGCGGGTCGCGGCGGGCCTTCGGGTCGTCGACCCGGCGCTCGCGGTCGAGTCGCTGATGACGGGCGAGACGCCGCTGACGGCGCGCGAGCACGAGGTGCTGCGTGCGGCGCGATCGGGCGGCACGGTGGCCGACATCGCGCGCGGGCTGTTCCTGTCCGAGGGCACGGTGCGCAACTACCTCTCGTCGGCGATCGGCAAGACGGGCGCCCGTACGCGTGCCGAGGCGGTGCGGATCGCCGAGGAGAGCGGCTGGCTGCTCGGCTGA
- a CDS encoding ABC transporter permease subunit — MTDQQTVEHVAPPREPGAGSPRRSRGDGSHARTMSPGFVAKLVLVGVVDALGVYGILAALAVRSWGILAFLAVALLVVNWVYFSRRAVPGKYLVPGLLFLLVYQLFVMAYTGYVAFTNYGDGHNSTKSDAIEAIAIQNETRVEDSPTLPLTVVRHAGELGFAVVQDGDVEVGTATQPFTVVADASVESGRVTAVPGWDVLGFATIAQEQDAITALRVPFSDNPADGSVRTQDGSTGYVYQPTLKYDAAADTMTDTATGVTYTPSHTGNFVSQAGDRLTPGWRVGVGFDNFTRVFTDSRLTGPFLQITAWTFVFAALSVLTTFALGLFLAIVFNDPRVRGRKIYRSLLILPYAFPGFLSALVWRGMLNSKFGFINEVLLGGANVPWLTDPWMAKASILMVNLWLGFPYMFLVCTGALQAIPEDTIEAARIDGAGAWRIFRSMTLPLLMISVAPLLISSFAFNFNNFTLIYMLTGGGPNFVGAPVVVGHTDILISMVYSVAFESGTKQYGLASALSILIFIVVGLIAYLGFRRTRTLEEI, encoded by the coding sequence ATGACCGACCAGCAGACCGTCGAGCACGTCGCCCCGCCGCGGGAGCCCGGCGCCGGGTCCCCCCGCCGCTCGCGCGGGGACGGGTCCCACGCCCGGACCATGTCTCCCGGTTTCGTCGCCAAGCTCGTGCTCGTCGGGGTCGTCGACGCCCTGGGCGTCTACGGGATCCTCGCGGCGCTCGCGGTGCGGTCGTGGGGCATCCTCGCGTTCCTCGCCGTCGCCCTCCTGGTGGTGAACTGGGTCTACTTCTCGCGGCGCGCGGTCCCCGGCAAGTACCTCGTCCCCGGCCTGCTCTTCCTTCTCGTCTACCAGCTGTTCGTGATGGCATACACCGGCTACGTCGCGTTCACGAACTACGGCGACGGGCACAACTCCACCAAGTCCGACGCGATCGAGGCGATCGCGATCCAGAACGAGACGCGCGTCGAGGACTCGCCGACCCTCCCGCTGACGGTGGTGCGCCACGCCGGTGAGCTCGGGTTCGCCGTGGTCCAGGACGGCGACGTCGAGGTCGGCACGGCGACGCAGCCGTTCACCGTCGTCGCCGACGCCTCCGTCGAGAGTGGCCGCGTCACGGCCGTGCCGGGCTGGGACGTGCTCGGGTTCGCCACCATCGCCCAGGAGCAGGACGCGATCACCGCGCTGCGGGTGCCGTTCTCCGACAATCCCGCGGACGGCTCGGTCCGCACCCAGGACGGCTCCACGGGCTACGTCTACCAGCCCACGCTCAAGTACGACGCGGCGGCCGACACGATGACCGACACCGCGACCGGCGTCACGTACACCCCGTCGCACACGGGCAACTTCGTGTCCCAGGCCGGCGACCGGCTCACCCCGGGCTGGCGCGTCGGGGTCGGCTTCGACAACTTCACACGCGTCTTCACCGACTCGCGGCTGACCGGGCCGTTCCTGCAGATCACCGCCTGGACGTTCGTGTTCGCGGCGCTCTCGGTGCTCACGACGTTCGCCCTCGGGCTGTTCCTCGCGATCGTGTTCAACGACCCGCGCGTCCGCGGCCGGAAGATCTACCGTTCGCTGCTGATCCTCCCGTACGCGTTCCCGGGGTTCCTGTCCGCGCTCGTCTGGCGAGGCATGCTCAACTCGAAGTTCGGCTTCATCAACGAGGTCCTGCTGGGGGGCGCGAACGTCCCCTGGCTCACCGACCCGTGGATGGCCAAGGCGTCGATCCTCATGGTCAACCTCTGGCTGGGCTTCCCGTACATGTTCCTCGTCTGCACGGGCGCGCTCCAGGCCATCCCGGAGGACACCATCGAGGCGGCGCGGATCGACGGTGCCGGCGCCTGGCGGATCTTCCGCTCCATGACGCTGCCCCTGCTCATGATCTCGGTCGCGCCGCTGCTGATCTCGTCGTTCGCGTTCAACTTCAACAACTTCACGCTCATCTACATGCTGACCGGCGGCGGCCCGAACTTCGTGGGTGCGCCCGTCGTGGTCGGCCACACCGACATCCTGATCTCGATGGTCTACTCCGTGGCCTTCGAGAGCGGCACCAAGCAGTACGGACTCGCGAGCGCGCTGTCGATCCTCATCTTCATCGTGGTCGGGCTGATCGCCTACCTCGGTTTCCGCCGCACCCGCACCCTCGAGGAGATCTGA
- a CDS encoding glycoside hydrolase family 13 protein: protein MSTNTTLGNITTTLVHAAGSPSAEWWRHAVIYQVYPRSFADASGDGIGDLPGITSKLDHLARLGVDAIWLSPFYRSPQADAGYDVADYRDVDPLFGTLADCDVLLERAHRLGLRVIIDLVPNHTSDEHVWFRAALAAGPGSPERARYLFRDGKGEHGELAPNNWTSIFGGPAWTRTTDPDGRPGQWYLHLFDTRQPDLDWTNPEVRGEFESILRFWLDRGVDGFRIDVAHGLVKAPGLPDWDGEASMIEGSLDDDGSTATGDSGPMFDQDGVHDVYRAWHRVLAEYDGDRALVAEAWVEPLARLVRYVRSDEMHQAFNFSFLTTHWDAAALRAVVTASLAASDEVGAPTTWVLSNHDVVRHTSRLGLAEPGSRPNGIGAVDEQPDEQLGLRRARAATLLMLALPGSAYLYQGEELGLPEHTALDDDLRQDPAWWRSGYTERGRDGCRVPLPWVADAPGFGFSPTGAAWLPQPDSWAAYALDAQRGTRGSTYELYREALRLRRDFHLGSGSLCWVDGSDQDATTRVVAFANRDVYVVANLGAEPIALPRSDTLHVLLASGELTTSDDGTILVPSDTTVWGRLG, encoded by the coding sequence GTGAGCACGAACACCACGCTCGGCAACATCACCACCACGCTGGTCCACGCCGCCGGGTCGCCGTCGGCCGAGTGGTGGCGGCACGCGGTCATCTACCAGGTGTACCCGCGGTCGTTCGCCGACGCGTCGGGCGACGGGATCGGCGACCTCCCCGGAATCACCTCGAAGCTGGACCACCTCGCACGCCTCGGGGTCGACGCGATCTGGCTCTCGCCGTTCTACCGCTCTCCGCAGGCCGACGCGGGCTACGACGTCGCCGACTACCGGGACGTCGACCCGTTGTTCGGCACGCTCGCGGACTGCGACGTCCTGCTCGAGCGGGCCCACCGCCTCGGTCTGCGGGTCATCATCGACCTGGTCCCGAACCACACGTCCGACGAGCACGTCTGGTTCCGCGCGGCGCTCGCGGCCGGTCCGGGCAGCCCGGAACGCGCGCGCTACCTGTTCCGCGACGGCAAGGGCGAGCACGGCGAGCTGGCGCCCAACAACTGGACGTCGATCTTCGGTGGCCCCGCGTGGACCCGCACCACCGACCCCGACGGCCGCCCCGGCCAGTGGTACCTGCACCTGTTCGACACGCGTCAGCCGGACCTCGACTGGACCAACCCCGAGGTGCGGGGCGAGTTCGAGAGCATCCTGCGGTTCTGGCTCGACCGTGGCGTCGACGGCTTCCGGATCGACGTCGCGCACGGCCTCGTCAAGGCGCCGGGCCTGCCCGACTGGGACGGCGAGGCCTCGATGATCGAGGGCAGCCTCGACGACGACGGCTCGACCGCCACGGGCGACTCCGGACCCATGTTCGACCAGGACGGCGTCCACGACGTCTACCGCGCATGGCACCGCGTCCTCGCCGAGTACGACGGTGACCGCGCGCTGGTCGCCGAGGCGTGGGTCGAGCCCCTGGCGCGGCTCGTGCGTTACGTCCGGTCCGACGAGATGCACCAGGCGTTCAACTTCTCGTTCCTCACGACCCACTGGGACGCCGCCGCGCTGCGGGCCGTCGTGACCGCCTCGCTCGCCGCGAGCGACGAGGTCGGGGCGCCCACGACGTGGGTCCTGTCGAACCACGACGTCGTGCGCCACACCTCCCGGCTCGGGCTCGCCGAGCCCGGCTCGCGGCCGAACGGCATAGGGGCGGTCGACGAGCAGCCCGACGAGCAGCTCGGCCTGCGCCGCGCGCGGGCCGCGACGCTCCTCATGCTGGCCCTGCCGGGTTCGGCATACCTCTACCAGGGCGAGGAGCTCGGGCTGCCCGAGCACACCGCGCTCGACGACGACCTCCGCCAGGACCCCGCGTGGTGGCGCTCGGGCTACACCGAGCGCGGCCGGGACGGCTGCCGCGTGCCGCTGCCCTGGGTCGCCGACGCGCCGGGCTTCGGGTTCTCGCCGACGGGCGCAGCCTGGCTCCCGCAGCCGGACTCGTGGGCCGCCTACGCCCTCGACGCCCAGCGGGGCACCCGAGGCTCGACGTACGAGCTGTACCGCGAGGCGTTGCGCCTTCGCCGGGACTTCCACCTCGGCTCGGGCTCGCTGTGCTGGGTCGACGGCTCTGACCAGGACGCGACGACCCGCGTCGTGGCGTTCGCCAACCGGGACGTCTACGTCGTCGCCAACCTGGGCGCCGAGCCGATCGCGCTGCCGCGGTCCGACACGCTCCACGTCCTGCTCGCGAGCGGCGAGCTCACGACGAGCGACGACGGGACGATCCTCGTCCCGAGCGACACGACGGTGTGGGGGCGGCTGGGCTGA